The following proteins are encoded in a genomic region of Fibrobacter sp. UWR4:
- a CDS encoding gp436 family protein: MNYCTLEDIRGHVPDARLVEVTDDLTPNADGEIKQDIVGKAIEESSTLIDAYIGKRYRLPLPSVPSVLRSVCVDLSIYNLYERITEMNISEGMKLRYNNAIALLKRIADGEASIGLEDGNKAEEAGFKVMGTNTPAMFTLESMSSL; this comes from the coding sequence ATGAACTATTGCACGCTAGAGGACATTAGGGGCCATGTGCCGGATGCTCGTTTGGTAGAAGTGACGGATGACCTCACACCAAACGCCGATGGGGAAATCAAGCAGGATATCGTGGGAAAGGCCATCGAGGAAAGTTCCACCCTGATTGATGCCTACATTGGAAAACGCTACAGGCTTCCACTTCCTAGTGTCCCTAGCGTGCTCCGTTCTGTTTGCGTTGACTTGAGTATCTACAATCTCTACGAAAGAATTACGGAAATGAACATTTCCGAAGGGATGAAGCTCAGGTATAACAATGCTATCGCTCTGTTGAAGCGAATTGCCGATGGCGAAGCATCCATTGGCCTGGAAGATGGTAATAAGGCTGAAGAAGCCGGATTTAAGGTTATGGGTACCAATACGCCCGCCATGTTTACTCTTGAATCCATGAGTTCCTTATGA
- a CDS encoding phage tail sheath subtilisin-like domain-containing protein: protein MTIKTNIPETKIPGSYTEYNYYAGPNGLPANVQKILLIGDVSEEGSLEANKPTAVYTEVEALNLAGAGSVLHQMYQAAKNAWKYAQITLLRHSAVAGSKALWKIAVENPEGKDGATAAGSVSVFYNKSRVSVGVAVGDSAETVAANLVLAVNADTSAPFVASADEGEVTLTAKSNGAYISAAKGGVKVSVSTKGTDIAVGEPDLTAGVGEVDIKSALKAAFPERYHLIALPVCDADNLTLLKDHLMDAAAPLEQRGQRGIAAVVVDGVNAATSIAKAKNCERLHIAAVKNSIPSAAWEISAALAAVFASNSQPNVPMNDAPISGLGIPDTNDKWSGEEQDGLLNGGVIPLIEEESTLCIVRAVTTCSMKNGVRFEKLVDTGVIATLDYFRDSILAMHKIKYKNQVIHELLPDALNEDNIATARQLEKAQLLRFIDRYESAFRVEESTDIPGRLICQIPAPVVPGLNQIYSTIDLYLN from the coding sequence ATGACGATCAAAACCAATATCCCGGAAACCAAGATTCCGGGTTCCTACACCGAGTACAACTACTACGCAGGCCCTAACGGCCTCCCGGCAAACGTCCAGAAGATTCTTCTGATTGGTGACGTGTCGGAAGAAGGCTCGCTCGAAGCGAACAAGCCTACTGCAGTATATACTGAGGTGGAAGCCTTGAACCTTGCCGGTGCAGGCTCCGTGCTGCATCAGATGTACCAGGCGGCAAAGAATGCCTGGAAGTATGCCCAGATTACCCTGCTTCGCCATAGCGCGGTTGCTGGCAGCAAGGCCCTCTGGAAGATTGCCGTCGAAAATCCTGAAGGCAAGGACGGTGCAACCGCTGCAGGTTCTGTAAGCGTTTTCTACAACAAGAGCCGCGTCTCTGTGGGTGTCGCCGTTGGTGATTCTGCAGAAACTGTCGCCGCAAACCTCGTTCTTGCCGTGAATGCTGACACTTCCGCGCCGTTTGTCGCGTCTGCTGACGAAGGCGAAGTCACCCTTACCGCCAAGAGCAACGGTGCCTACATTTCTGCCGCGAAGGGTGGTGTGAAGGTTTCCGTTTCCACCAAGGGTACAGACATTGCCGTTGGTGAACCTGACCTTACCGCTGGCGTTGGCGAAGTGGATATCAAGTCTGCTCTCAAGGCAGCTTTCCCGGAACGCTACCACCTTATTGCCTTGCCTGTGTGCGATGCCGATAACTTGACCCTGCTCAAGGATCATCTTATGGATGCAGCCGCCCCGCTTGAACAGCGTGGCCAGCGCGGTATTGCCGCCGTCGTGGTGGACGGTGTGAATGCCGCCACCTCCATTGCGAAGGCCAAGAACTGTGAACGCCTCCATATTGCAGCCGTGAAGAACTCCATTCCGTCTGCCGCCTGGGAAATTTCTGCTGCTCTTGCCGCTGTATTTGCAAGCAACTCCCAGCCGAATGTTCCCATGAACGATGCTCCTATTTCCGGTCTTGGCATCCCTGATACCAATGACAAGTGGAGCGGCGAAGAACAGGACGGTCTTTTGAACGGTGGTGTGATTCCCCTGATCGAAGAAGAAAGCACCCTCTGCATCGTGCGTGCTGTGACCACTTGCAGCATGAAGAATGGTGTCCGATTTGAAAAGCTGGTCGATACTGGCGTTATCGCGACTCTTGACTACTTCCGTGATTCCATCCTTGCAATGCACAAGATCAAGTACAAGAACCAGGTTATCCACGAACTTCTCCCGGATGCCCTCAACGAAGACAATATCGCGACCGCTCGCCAGCTTGAAAAGGCTCAGCTGCTCCGCTTTATTGATCGTTACGAATCTGCTTTCCGTGTGGAAGAATCTACCGACATTCCGGGCCGTCTGATCTGCCAGATTCCTGCCCCTGTCGTTCCTGGTCTCAACCAGATTTACTCCACCATTGACCTTTATCTCAACTAG